From one Lotus japonicus ecotype B-129 chromosome 3, LjGifu_v1.2 genomic stretch:
- the LOC130749188 gene encoding basic transcription factor 3-like: protein MNVERLMKMAGSVRTGGKGTMRRKKKAVHKTTTTDDKRLQSTLKRIGVNAIPAIEEVNIFKDDVVIQFLNPKVQASIAANTWVVSGSPQTKKLQDILPSIIQQLGPDNLENLKKLAEQFQKQAPEAGATAQEEDDDAVPDLVPGETFETAAEETKTAAEETKPAAEETKA, encoded by the exons ATGAATGtggaacggttgatgaagatggCCGGTTCTGTTCGAACCGGTGGAAAGGGTACAATGAGAAG gaagAAGAAGGCAGTCCACAAGACAACTACTACCGATGACAAAAGGCTCCAAAGCACCTTGAAGAGAATTGGGGTAAATGCTATCCCTGCAATTGAGGAAGTCAATATCTTCAAAGATGATGTAGTTATCCAGTTTCTAAACCCCAAAG TACAAGCATCTATTGCTGCCAATACTTGGGTTGTTAGTGGCTCTCCTCAAACAAAGA AGTTGCAGGATATTCTCCCTAGCATCATCCAACAATTAG GGCCAGATAACTTGGAAAATCTGAAGAAGCTAGCTGAGCAATTTCAGAAGCAGGCTCCTGAAGCAGGAGCCACTGCACaagaagaggatgatgatgcaGTGCCAGATCTTGTCCCGGGGGAGACTTTTGAAACAGCTGCCGAAGAGACTAAGACAGCTGCTGAGGAGACTAAGCCAGCTGCTGAGGAGACTAAGGCATAG